The region TAGCTGAAATCGGCGACAAGACGCAACTGCTGGCCTTTATCCTCGCTGCAAAATTCCGCAAACCGATTCCCATCATTCTGGGCGTTCTGGTGTCGACCATTGCCAATCACGCCTTTGCCGGCGCGCTCGGTGCATGGATCACGTCGCTGGTCTCGCCCGACACCATGCGCTGGGTGCTGGGCGTGTCCTTCATCGGCATGGCGATCTGGACGCTGATTCCCGACAAGTTCGACGAGAGCGAAGCCAGGTTCGCGCGCTTCGGTGTATTCGGCACCACCGTGATTGCCTTCTTCCTCGCGGAAATGGGCGACAAGACGCAGGTGGCGACCGTCGCACTGGCGGCGCAGTATCACGCCTTCGTACCGGTGGTGGCGGGGACCACGCTAGGCATGATGATCGCCAATGTGCCGGCGGTGTTGCTGGGCGACCGTATCGCCAACAAGATTCCGGTGCGCATCGTGCATGCCATCGCCGCGCTGATCTTCGCGATCATCGGTGTGGCGACGCTGCTGGGCGCCGGCAAATCGGTGGGGTTCTGATGTCCTGCGCCGAGCTTCACGCACAATGAAAAACGGCCCGCAATTCAAATTGCGGGCCGTTTTTTCTTGCTGAACCAGGCAGCTGTGTCGATCCGTAATCAATACGAATAGAAGATTTTCTGGATTGCTTTGGTGTCGCTGGTCTTGGTCAGCGCCAGCATCAGCAGGATGCGTGCTTTTTGCGCATTCAGCGTGTCGGAGACGACGAAGTCCAGCTTGTCGTCGTCGGCTTCGCCGTTGCGCGCCACGATGCCTTGGCCGACGCGGCTGGCGCGCACGATCACAACGCCTTTCTTGCGTGCTTCGCTCAGCGATGGCGCCACCGTGTTGTTCAGGCTGCCGTCACCCACGCCGGCGTGAATGATGCCCTTGGCGCCGGCGGCGACGAAGGCGTTCAGCGCGATCGGGTTCATGTTGGCGTAGCCGTAGACGATATCGACTTGCGGCAGCACATCCAGTTTCGAGATGTCGAATTCGGAATCAACCGTATGCTTGCGTGTCGACTGGCGATAGAAGAACGGCTTGCTGCCCTGGATGTAACCGAGGAAACCCAGTTCAGGCGTCTTGAAGGTATCCAGCGTCGAGGTGTTGGTCTTGGTAACTTCGCGCGCAGCATTGATCTGATCGTTCAGCGTGACCAGGACGCCCTTGCCGATGGCTTCCTGGCTACCCGCCAGCAGAACGGCGTTGTACAGGTTGATCGGACCGTCGGCGCTGATCGCTGTCGATGGTCGCATCGAGCCGACGATCACGACCGGCTTCTTGCTGTGCACGGTCAGGTCGAGGAAGTAAGCGGTTTCTTCGATGGTGTCGGTGCCGTGGGTGATCACGATGCCGTCAACGTCGCTTTGCGCCAGCAGCGTGTTGACGCGCTTGGACAGCTTCAGCCAGTAGTCGTTGTTCATGTTTTCGCTGGCGATCTGGAACACTTGCTCGCCCTTGACGTTGGCGACTTTTTTCAGTTCCGGAACGGCGTCGATCAGCGCATCAACGCCGATTTTTGCGGCGGTGTAGCCGACGGTGGTGGTGCTCGAAGCACCGGTGCCGGCGATGGTGCCGCCGGTTGCCAGGATCATGACGTTGGGAAGTTTTTGCGCGTGCGCGATGGATACCAGAGCGGCACAGGCCAGGATCAGAAACTGGCCGAATATTTTTTTGGAATGCATGTCGTTCCTCTTGATTAAAGTATGTTTTGTAGTCTCTTCTCCTTGCGTCCCGGCGCGAGCAGATGCACGCCGGAGCTTGCCCTTGTGAGGCGCGGAGAGCAGCCAAGATAGCACTCATTGGGGCTTCTTAGAAGATATGCCGAGGGATTTTTGGAAGTATTTTTATGTATGGATTGCGCCGCGGATTTTGTGCCCGCAAGGGGTGCGCCGGATGCGCTTTTAAAGGGCGCGAAGAACCTGCTTTTGCACTCTAATCGAACGTCTGTGCAGCGGCATTTGCATACTGCCGGGAATGCGAAAAATTGTGCCGTAAGCCGTTTCGAGACTTTGAATTTTTCGTCGGCCTGATTTTTGTTAAATGAAAAAATAGACAGGACGAATATTTGATTCTATTCAAGAATGACGATCAGCGGGCGAAATGAATGCGGGGCGTTGCGCGCCGCACCGAATTCCGGAATTCGGTTGGTCTTTTTGTTTATATAGGTACAATGAAATCGGACGTTGCCGTGCTGAATTCTTGTTGAATTCATACCGAACAGCGGCAACGTATCGTGAACCGGAATTGATTGGAGCCAAGTTGTTGACCGAAAAATTTACCGATCCGCAAGCGGCGGTCGATCGCGTGATCGAAATCTATGAGAGCAACACCGCCATCCTCCGTGACGCCTTCAAGCTGTTCGCCAAAGGCGAAGTGCTGCAGGACCGTGTGCGAGCGTGCTATCCCTTCGTGCGCATCACCACCGAAAAAGTCACCCATACCGATACGCGCCAGTCGTTCGGTTTCGTCGCCGGGCCGGGCACTTACCAGACCACGCTGACGCGCCCGACGCTGTTCAAGAATTACCTGCTGAGCCAGTTCACGCTGCTGCTGCAGAATCATCAGGAGCCGCTCGAGGTGGGCGTGAGCGAGTTGCCGATCCCGGTACACTTCGCCTTCGCCGAAGGCATCCACGTCGAGGGCGACCTGGATCCCGAGCACCTGCGTTTGCTGCCCGACGTGTTCGACTTGCCGGACCTGGCCGAGATGGATGACCGCATCGTCAACGGCACCTATGAAGTCGACAACGGTGGCTGGCGCGACGGCGTGCATCCGCTGGCGCTGTTCACCGGGCCGCGCATCGATTATTCGTTGCATCGGCTGCGTCATTACACGGCGACCGCTCCCCAGCATTTTCAGCGCTACGTGCTGTTCACCAACTATGCGTTCTACGTGGACGAGTTCGTGCGCATGGGGCGCGAACTGATGCAGCCCACCGACGATCCGGAGCTGCGCACGTATCGCCAGCAATACACCGCTTTCGTCGAACCCGGCAACGTCATCACGCCCAACGCCAACGTCGAGGGCATGAAGGGCGTGGCGGGTTCCGGCACGGCGCCGGTGCGCCAGCCCCAGATGCCGGCTTACCATCTGCAGCGCTCCGACGGTTCCGGCATCACGCTGGTCAACATCGGCGTGGGGCCTTCCAACGCCAAGACCATCACGGACCACATTGCCGTGTTGCGTCCGCACGGCTGGATCATGCTCGGCCATTGCGCCGGCCTGTCGTCGTCGCAACGTATGGGCGACTACGTGCTGGCGCATGCCTATGTGCGCGACGACCACGTGCTGGATGACGACTTGCCGTTATGGGTGCCGATCCCGGCATTGGCCGAAGTGCAGCTGGCCCTGCAGGATGCGGTGGCGGGAATCACGCAACTGGAAGGCTACGAGCTCAAGCGCATCATGCGCACCGGCACGGTGGCGTCGGTCGATGACCGCAACTGGGAGCTGCGCGATCATCGGACGCCTTTGCTGCGCTTCAGCCAGAGCCGGGCGATTGCGCTCGACATGGAGAGCGCGACGGTGGCGGCCAACGGTTTTCGCTTCCGCGTGCCTTACGGCACTTTGCTGTGCGTGTCGGACAAGCCCTTGCATGGCGAAATCAAGTTGCCGGGCATGGCGAATCGATTCTACGAGCAGCGCGTGGCGCAGCATCTGAAGATCGGTATCCGCGCGCTGGAATTGCTGCGCAATCATGGCGTCGAGCAACTGCACAGCCGCAAGCTGCGCAGCTTCGGCGAGCCGGCGTTCCGTTGATGCACTGATTCGGAGTCAAACAAAAAAGCGCCGATGCGGGAGACCGTATCGGCGCTTTTTTCATGCCTGTTGTTTTCTATGCGGTTGCGAGTCTGCTGCCACGGTCACGTGCGGCGAGCCAGCCATACAACCCTGCACCCGCCAACAGGGCGGCAGCCGCGATCGACAGCGACGGTGTGAACGAGCCGCCGATGTGCACCAGCTTCGTCGCCAGCGGCGGACCGACGATCTGGCCGATGCCGTAAGAGGCGGTCATCAGTCCCATCAGTCCGGGTGCATGATGGCTGCGCAGGCGGCGCGCTTCACGCATGGCGAACAGCGTGATTGCGGTGAACGGCAAGCCCAGCAGGACGCTGCCCAGTGCGAAGCCGAATTCATTGGGCAGGATCGCGCTGATGATGACGCCGATGGCCTGCATGACGTAACTGATGGCCAGCAACAGGCGCTGGTCGGCATGCACCGGAATGCGCGTCGCGCCCAGCGCGCCGAGCGCCACGCACAGGCCGAACAGCGGCCAGAAGAAATCGGGCCAGGAGGATCCCGGCAAGGCCTGGCGTGCAATCACCGGAAGGAAGGTGGCGGTGATGATGTAGCCGAAGCCGGCGAGGCCGTAAGCCAGCACTTGCCAACGTACTTCGCGCGTCACCGCCGCAGGCTCGATATGGTCCTCGGCGGCGGTTGCGGCTGCTGCGCGCAGGTCGACTTCGCCGCGGAAGGTCTTCCACACCAGCAGCGTCAGCAGAGCCGCCATCAATCCGAACGCCAGCCATCCTCCCGCCGCCTGCCAGCCGCCGGCCACCATGGCGCTGCTCGACAGGCCGGTCAGCATGATGCCCAGGCCCGGGCCGGAATAGATGATTCCGCCCAAAGCCGGCAACTTCAATTGCGCCAACCGCTGCAAACACCAGCCTGAGCTATAGACGAACACCAGCGCGCTGGCGATGCCCGATAGCAGACGCAACAGCAGCCACAGGCCTTGCGAGTGGAAGACACCCATGCCCGCCGTCAACAGCACCGTCGCGAAAAGTCCGGCGCGGATCGTGCGGGTTGGCGGGAGGCCGCGCCAGAAGGCGCACAGCAGGGCGCCGAGGAAGTAGCCGAGGTAATTTGACGTCGCCAGCCAGCCGCCGCTATTGAGGTCGATGGTCTGGTCGTGCAGCATCATCGGCAGCAGCGGCGTGAAGGCGAAGCGGCCGATGCCCATCGCCACCGACAACGCGATCAGGCCGGAAAGGGCGATGCGCCAAGCGGTTTTGCGATTGGACTGGATCTCTTGAGTGTCTTGAATGGTCATGTGTTCCCGTGGTGGCGCCGGTCGGCGAGAGGCTGCAATTTGTCGCTGCATCTCCCTGCTGTGGCATTTCCGTTATTGCGTGAATATTGCGCGAATATTGCTGATGACGCCATGGTAGCTTGTCTTTATCATCCTAAAAAATGAATAATAAGAATGGATTCATCTGTTTTTGGGATGTTTGATGAAAATTATTGAAGCAAGATTCGCGATGCACGCGCAATCCGCAGGAGAACAGCATGGAAATTGCCGCACTTGAAATCTTTCGCGCCGTCGTCAGCGAGGGCGGCATCACGCGCGCCGCCGAACGCCTGCACCGCGTGCAGTCCAACGTCACCACGCGTATCCGCCAGCTGGAGGAATCGGTCGGCGTGCCGCTGTTCATCCGGGATCGCAAGCGGCTGTTACTGACGCCGGCGGGCGAAGTCTTGCTGGATTATTCCGAACGCATCCTCGGCCTGGTGCAGGAAGCGCGTCAGGCCGTGTTGCCGCAGGGGCCGCGCGGCCGGCTGCGTGTGGGCGCGATGGAAAGCACGGCGGCCAGCCGCCTGCCGGGCCCCTTGGCTGCGTTCCATCAGCGCTGGCCCGAGGTGCAGCTGGAACTGACCACGGCCGCGTCGCAGATGCTGATCGACCAGGTGCGGGCTTTCAAGCTGGACGCCGCACTGGTGGCCGGACCCATCGATGACGATGTGTTTGTGGCAACACCGTTGTATCAGGAGGAATTGGTGATCGTGGTGCCGCGCGGACATGCGCGGGTAAAAAGTCCGGATGACCTCACCGTCGAGACGCTGATTGTGTTCGAACAAGGTTGCGCCTATCGCAAGCGCGCCGAACATTGGTTCGCCTCGGGCACGATCAAGGGGCGCCGGCCGGCGCGTTTGCTCGAGCTGGGCTCATATCATGCGATGCTGGCGTGCGTGGCGGCGGGCGCCGGAATCGCATTTGTTCCGCGAACGATATTAAATATGCATGGACAACAGAATTTTTCGACCTATTCTTTAGGAAAAGAAGGGCGCATCACCACATATCTGATTTGCCGCCATGATCAGCAGACAACAGTTTACGACGCCTTGCGCACCCTGTTGCTGACTGAGTCCTGACGCCGCCGGCACAGTCGGAGGAGCAGGTTGGGGCGGCGTAACAATTTGTAAAAAACGCTGCGGTCCTGCAGCGCTTTTTTTATAGTCTGGTTTCCCCCTCCATTCTCTCCCCCGAGAATGGGATTTACCCCACGAACCGCAAGGTGCGTGGGGTTTTTTCTTTGTACGCCGTTCTTGACGGTATCATCTTTCCTTCCATTTCCCCTTGGGGATGATCAGGCTCTCGCGCGCCGCCGACTGGATCGCCAGCACCGCCGGATGCGTCAGGCGGCGCTCCACCGAAATTGCATAAAACTGTTCGATGACTTGGTCGGTCTGGCCGATCTGCACCACGCCGAGTTGCTGCTTCAGCTGCGCCGCGACCGCCGAGGGCGCGGCAAAGATGCCGGTGCCTGCTTCGCCGAATGCGTTGAGCAAGGCGCCGTCATCGAACTCGCCGGCGATCTGCGGGCGTATCTTTTCCTTCTCGAACCAGCGCAGCAATTTCGGCCGCACCGCAGCGTCTTCTCCCGGCATCAGGAAGGGCGCGCCATCCAGGCTTTGCGGGAAACTTTTCTTGTGCATTTTGGCCAGTGCGGGCGTGGCGAAGAAGTTGGTGTTGCATTCGCCGAGCAAGTGGCTGTAGCCGCGCACGTCGATGTTGGCGGGCATCGGGCTGTCGGCGATGACGATGTCGAGCCGGTGGATGGCGAGGTCACCAAGCAGGCTGTTGAGTTTGCCCTCGCGACAGACGATGCGCACCGGGTCTTCCAGCGTCAATGCGGTTTCCAGCAGCAGGTAGGCGATGGTCTTGGGCACGGCATCGGCGACGCCGACGCGAAATTGCAGCGGTCGTCCGCCTGGACGAAAGCGCATCACTTCTTCGAGTTCTTCCCCGAGTGTGAAGATCTGGT is a window of Herbaspirillum hiltneri N3 DNA encoding:
- a CDS encoding TMEM165/GDT1 family protein; this translates as MDAFLISTGVVALAEIGDKTQLLAFILAAKFRKPIPIILGVLVSTIANHAFAGALGAWITSLVSPDTMRWVLGVSFIGMAIWTLIPDKFDESEARFARFGVFGTTVIAFFLAEMGDKTQVATVALAAQYHAFVPVVAGTTLGMMIANVPAVLLGDRIANKIPVRIVHAIAALIFAIIGVATLLGAGKSVGF
- a CDS encoding type II asparaginase, with protein sequence MHSKKIFGQFLILACAALVSIAHAQKLPNVMILATGGTIAGTGASSTTTVGYTAAKIGVDALIDAVPELKKVANVKGEQVFQIASENMNNDYWLKLSKRVNTLLAQSDVDGIVITHGTDTIEETAYFLDLTVHSKKPVVIVGSMRPSTAISADGPINLYNAVLLAGSQEAIGKGVLVTLNDQINAAREVTKTNTSTLDTFKTPELGFLGYIQGSKPFFYRQSTRKHTVDSEFDISKLDVLPQVDIVYGYANMNPIALNAFVAAGAKGIIHAGVGDGSLNNTVAPSLSEARKKGVVIVRASRVGQGIVARNGEADDDKLDFVVSDTLNAQKARILLMLALTKTSDTKAIQKIFYSY
- a CDS encoding AMP nucleosidase, encoding MLTEKFTDPQAAVDRVIEIYESNTAILRDAFKLFAKGEVLQDRVRACYPFVRITTEKVTHTDTRQSFGFVAGPGTYQTTLTRPTLFKNYLLSQFTLLLQNHQEPLEVGVSELPIPVHFAFAEGIHVEGDLDPEHLRLLPDVFDLPDLAEMDDRIVNGTYEVDNGGWRDGVHPLALFTGPRIDYSLHRLRHYTATAPQHFQRYVLFTNYAFYVDEFVRMGRELMQPTDDPELRTYRQQYTAFVEPGNVITPNANVEGMKGVAGSGTAPVRQPQMPAYHLQRSDGSGITLVNIGVGPSNAKTITDHIAVLRPHGWIMLGHCAGLSSSQRMGDYVLAHAYVRDDHVLDDDLPLWVPIPALAEVQLALQDAVAGITQLEGYELKRIMRTGTVASVDDRNWELRDHRTPLLRFSQSRAIALDMESATVAANGFRFRVPYGTLLCVSDKPLHGEIKLPGMANRFYEQRVAQHLKIGIRALELLRNHGVEQLHSRKLRSFGEPAFR
- a CDS encoding YbfB/YjiJ family MFS transporter; this encodes MTIQDTQEIQSNRKTAWRIALSGLIALSVAMGIGRFAFTPLLPMMLHDQTIDLNSGGWLATSNYLGYFLGALLCAFWRGLPPTRTIRAGLFATVLLTAGMGVFHSQGLWLLLRLLSGIASALVFVYSSGWCLQRLAQLKLPALGGIIYSGPGLGIMLTGLSSSAMVAGGWQAAGGWLAFGLMAALLTLLVWKTFRGEVDLRAAAATAAEDHIEPAAVTREVRWQVLAYGLAGFGYIITATFLPVIARQALPGSSWPDFFWPLFGLCVALGALGATRIPVHADQRLLLAISYVMQAIGVIISAILPNEFGFALGSVLLGLPFTAITLFAMREARRLRSHHAPGLMGLMTASYGIGQIVGPPLATKLVHIGGSFTPSLSIAAAALLAGAGLYGWLAARDRGSRLATA
- a CDS encoding LysR substrate-binding domain-containing protein; the encoded protein is MEIAALEIFRAVVSEGGITRAAERLHRVQSNVTTRIRQLEESVGVPLFIRDRKRLLLTPAGEVLLDYSERILGLVQEARQAVLPQGPRGRLRVGAMESTAASRLPGPLAAFHQRWPEVQLELTTAASQMLIDQVRAFKLDAALVAGPIDDDVFVATPLYQEELVIVVPRGHARVKSPDDLTVETLIVFEQGCAYRKRAEHWFASGTIKGRRPARLLELGSYHAMLACVAAGAGIAFVPRTILNMHGQQNFSTYSLGKEGRITTYLICRHDQQTTVYDALRTLLLTES
- the nhaR gene encoding transcriptional activator NhaR is translated as MAALNYKHLHYFWMVAKTGGIARAGERLHLTAQTISGQIALFEESLGYRLFNRVGRKLELNDAGRTVFSYADQIFTLGEELEEVMRFRPGGRPLQFRVGVADAVPKTIAYLLLETALTLEDPVRIVCREGKLNSLLGDLAIHRLDIVIADSPMPANIDVRGYSHLLGECNTNFFATPALAKMHKKSFPQSLDGAPFLMPGEDAAVRPKLLRWFEKEKIRPQIAGEFDDGALLNAFGEAGTGIFAAPSAVAAQLKQQLGVVQIGQTDQVIEQFYAISVERRLTHPAVLAIQSAARESLIIPKGKWKER